The Christiangramia flava JLT2011 region TCCAAGATCATCAATCCGGGCAATATTCTGGAAATTGGAACTTATACGGGTTATTCTGCCCTTTGCCTGGCGGAAGGCATGAGCGCCAACGGGCAGCTGCACACGATCGATGTGAACGAAGAGCTGTATGACCTGCAGCGAAAGTATTTTGATCTTTCTGAATACGGCCAACAGATCTTTCAGCATTTAGGAGATGCCACCGAAATCATTCCGAAGCTTCAGGAAAAATTTGACCTGGTTTTTATCGATGCTGATAAACCGAACTATCCAACCTATTTCGAGCATATTATTGAGAAGCTGAATCCGGGCGGAATTCTTCTATCAGACAATGTTTTATGGTCTGGAAAAGTGATTGAAAATGTGAAAGATGACGACCTTTCTACACAGGCGCTTCTGAAGTACAACAAGTTGCTGGTGGAAGATCCTAGATTGGAAACCGTGATTCTGCCCATTCGCGACGGCCTGACGATTTCTCGTAAAAAAGTGAACTAATACAACCTTCTACCCGACTTTAGATAGATCCTATAGAATAAAAATGCAAAACTGATCCCCACGATCATTCCCACCAGGATGTCTCCAGGATAATGGACACCCACATAAATTCGGCTTAAAACGAAGATGATAGGCCACAGATACGCAATAAAGATCCAGGGATATTTTTCCCTCAGGGCCAAAACTACGAAGGTAGTCGCGCAAAAAGAAGTTGAAGAATGCCCGGAAAAGAAACTGTAATTAGTAGGTTCCTGAAGCACTCTTATTAAATCTGAAAGATCGGGATTGTTATTAGGTCTTAATCTTGTGAAAAAACCCTTGACCAGATTGGTAAAACCCCAGGTTGTAAAAACCGAAGCCAATAAGAACAAAGAGGTAAAAACTGCTTTTTTCCAGTGATAAGCAATGAAGAAAAGAGCAAAGAACAGGATATAAAGTGGTATCCAGTGACGGGGATCTGTAACAAATATCCAGAAGGAATCGTATCTTTCAATCCCGAGATTGTTCAGAAATACGAACAATCTCCTGTCCCAATCCTGCAGTTTTTCGAGCATTTACAAACAGTTAGTTTCTGCGTTTGATGGAACCGGTAATCTCATCAATATCCTCTTTGACCTTGTCGATCTCGCCGCGGATATCTTTGGTAAAATCTGTATCAATACCTTGTTTTTCGGCACTTCTCTGAATTTCACTTTTAATATCGTTTGAGGCATTCCTGATGGCTTTCATTCCTTTCCCTAAACCTTTGGCAATTTCAGGAATTTTATCGGCACCAAAAACCATCACTAAGATGAACATGATAAAGGCGATCTCGGCACCACTTATGAACAACGGTATACTTAGCATAATAGATCAAATATAATTACAAATATCAGCATAAAAAAAGCCGACTCGTTAAAGTCGGCTTAATATTTTTTCAGGAAAAATTAATCCTGACTTTCTTTGAATTCGTCGAATTCGCTTTTGTTTTCAGTTTTAGGCCAGCTGTTGTTATCTACGTTGACATCAGCCGTTTCCATATCTGGATCTACCACGATCTTAGTGATCTCCTTATCAGTAGCCATTACTTTGCTTACCACGTCGTCGTTCTTTCTCCAAACCTGTACCGGGTACGTTTTTTTCTCGGTACTTCCATCAGCATAAGTGATTTCGATAATCAGCGGCATCACCAATCCTCCTGGCTTTTCAAAAGTAACCTGATAGAAGTATTTTGGTGTTTTCATGTTACTGCGTTCTTCCGCACTGAAATTATCCATTACGTACTGGTTCAGTTTTTCAGCATTTTCCAATACGGTTTTGTTCTTCATATCGGCTTTGAAATCTGCGTCCTCTTCTTTTACTACATAAAGTGCATCAGCCTGCTCCGGAGTTGTTCCATATTGTTCCAACATTTTTCTACCAGCTTCGGTAGGCTGATCGGTCACGTAGAATTTAGACACCTCTTTGATCCCGATATCTACATTATCAGTAGTATAGAACCAGCCTCTCCAGAACCAATCCAAATCGATACTGGAAGCATCTTCCATTGTTCTGAAGAAATCTTCCGGGGTTGGGTGCTTGAACATCCATCTGTGAGAATAGGTATGGAAAGCGTAATCAAATAGCTCACGTCCCATTACGGTTTCTCTTAAGATGTTTAGTGCTGTAGCCGGTTTTCCGTAAGCGTTGTTACCAAGCTGGTAAACTTCTTCAGGATTCGACATGATTGGCGCAATGTAATCCTGGTTGCCTTTCATATAAGGAACGATCTTACTAGGCTCTCCTCTTCTGGAAGGATAATTGCTGTTCGGAGCAATTGCTTCCGGATACTTCTCTCCAAACTCCTGCTCAGCCATATACTGAACAAAAGTATTGATCCCTTCGTCCATCCAGCCCCACTGGCGCTCATCAGAGTTCACGATCATCGGGAAGAAATTGTGTCCTACCTCGTGAATGATCACACTCATCATTCCGAATTTCGTACGGTCGCTGTACTGGCCGTTCTCATCTGGACGACCATAGTTCCAGCAAATCATTGGGTATTCCATCCCCTGGTTCTTAGCGTGTACTGAAACCGCCTTATGATATGGATATTGGAAAGTATGATTACTATAGCTGCTAAGCGTGCTGGCAACTACTTTGGTAGACCAGTCTCCCCATAAAGGATTTCCTTCTTTTGGATAAAGCGAAACTGCCATGACATCTTTTCCCATTACGTCTACGGCCATCATATCCAAAATATACTTTCTGGAAGTGGAAAAGGCGAAATCACGTACATTTTCAGCTTTGTATTTCCAGGTTTTCGTTTTATTGGAAAAACCTTTTTCAGCTTTTTCAGCTTCTTCCTGAGTAACGATTACTACAGGCTTATCAAAAGATTTTTTGGCCTGGTCGTAACGCTTCATCATATCTTTGGAGTACACATCTCCCCTGTTTTGAAGTTCCCCGGTTGCTTCCATAATATGGTCTGCAGGAACGGTGATATTCACTTCATAATCACCAAAAGGCAACGCAAATTCACCACTTCCCCAGAACTGCATATTTTGCCAGCCTTCTACATCATTGTAAACAGCCATTCTTGGGAAGAATTGAGCAATCTGGTAAGCTCTGTTCCCATCTTCCGGAAAATATTCGTAACCAGAACGCGCACGATTGGTCACGTGGTTATTAATATTATAATTCCATTTAATGCTGAAAGTATAACTGTCTCCGGCCTTTAAAGACTGCGGAAGATCGATTCGCATCATGGTTTGATGG contains the following coding sequences:
- a CDS encoding O-methyltransferase translates to MHFLPEELDDYIVAHSEKEPELLAKLNRETHQKVMQPRMLSGHYQGRVLSMLSKIINPGNILEIGTYTGYSALCLAEGMSANGQLHTIDVNEELYDLQRKYFDLSEYGQQIFQHLGDATEIIPKLQEKFDLVFIDADKPNYPTYFEHIIEKLNPGGILLSDNVLWSGKVIENVKDDDLSTQALLKYNKLLVEDPRLETVILPIRDGLTISRKKVN
- a CDS encoding Sec-independent protein translocase subunit TatA/TatB gives rise to the protein MLSIPLFISGAEIAFIMFILVMVFGADKIPEIAKGLGKGMKAIRNASNDIKSEIQRSAEKQGIDTDFTKDIRGEIDKVKEDIDEITGSIKRRN
- a CDS encoding M1 family metallopeptidase, whose translation is MKRLNLLCSAFLMFAVMGMTAQENEQQETPKQEGHTNTNKFRQMYQEFATPNQYRTASGAPGPAYYQNEADYKMDVTLDDKNAVLSGEETITYHNNSPQDLEYLWLQLDQNIRKKDAPALERDGDAVAPANSTSRFADKYLQEPFDGGFNIEAVSQNGKPLKYMIHQTMMRIDLPQSLKAGDSYTFSIKWNYNINNHVTNRARSGYEYFPEDGNRAYQIAQFFPRMAVYNDVEGWQNMQFWGSGEFALPFGDYEVNITVPADHIMEATGELQNRGDVYSKDMMKRYDQAKKSFDKPVVIVTQEEAEKAEKGFSNKTKTWKYKAENVRDFAFSTSRKYILDMMAVDVMGKDVMAVSLYPKEGNPLWGDWSTKVVASTLSSYSNHTFQYPYHKAVSVHAKNQGMEYPMICWNYGRPDENGQYSDRTKFGMMSVIIHEVGHNFFPMIVNSDERQWGWMDEGINTFVQYMAEQEFGEKYPEAIAPNSNYPSRRGEPSKIVPYMKGNQDYIAPIMSNPEEVYQLGNNAYGKPATALNILRETVMGRELFDYAFHTYSHRWMFKHPTPEDFFRTMEDASSIDLDWFWRGWFYTTDNVDIGIKEVSKFYVTDQPTEAGRKMLEQYGTTPEQADALYVVKEEDADFKADMKNKTVLENAEKLNQYVMDNFSAEERSNMKTPKYFYQVTFEKPGGLVMPLIIEITYADGSTEKKTYPVQVWRKNDDVVSKVMATDKEITKIVVDPDMETADVNVDNNSWPKTENKSEFDEFKESQD
- a CDS encoding phosphatase PAP2 family protein, which encodes MLEKLQDWDRRLFVFLNNLGIERYDSFWIFVTDPRHWIPLYILFFALFFIAYHWKKAVFTSLFLLASVFTTWGFTNLVKGFFTRLRPNNNPDLSDLIRVLQEPTNYSFFSGHSSTSFCATTFVVLALREKYPWIFIAYLWPIIFVLSRIYVGVHYPGDILVGMIVGISFAFLFYRIYLKSGRRLY